One window from the genome of Pseudomonas frederiksbergensis encodes:
- a CDS encoding universal stress protein has product MSQYQRLLLILNPAQRHSPALHHAAALAAASKAHLHVTALIPSLDILSVLEEEPREEARQTYFQDQRDWLEEEADKMRRRGLRVTTEMAWVDGMRERILEHVAQIKPDLLIKQVQHESLLKRAFFTPLDWQLLRKCPVPLYLVGAAGHALPRKVVAAVDPSSAFAQNNGLNDRIIRQALELALQCDAELHLVHAFEVPSLYLGDAGGGGFSLSQLSKELRRTQEKSFAQLANLFGVPAERRQFLLGHPVSALSEFALEHEVDVIVMGRSQHSDPFGLLGSTTEHILYQVQCSVLAV; this is encoded by the coding sequence ATGAGCCAGTATCAACGCCTGCTGTTGATCCTCAACCCGGCACAACGGCATTCGCCCGCCCTCCATCACGCCGCCGCCCTGGCGGCTGCCAGCAAGGCGCATCTGCATGTCACGGCGCTGATCCCTTCGCTGGATATCTTGTCGGTGCTGGAGGAGGAGCCTCGTGAAGAAGCGCGGCAGACCTATTTCCAGGACCAGCGCGATTGGCTGGAAGAGGAGGCCGACAAGATGCGGCGCCGGGGCCTGCGGGTCACCACCGAAATGGCGTGGGTGGACGGCATGCGCGAGCGCATCCTGGAGCACGTCGCGCAGATCAAACCCGACTTGCTGATCAAGCAGGTCCAGCATGAGTCGCTGCTCAAGCGCGCGTTTTTCACGCCGCTGGATTGGCAGTTGCTGCGTAAATGCCCCGTCCCGTTGTATCTGGTGGGCGCTGCCGGACACGCCTTGCCGCGCAAGGTCGTCGCGGCCGTGGACCCTTCCAGTGCGTTTGCTCAGAACAACGGGCTTAACGACAGGATTATCCGTCAGGCGCTTGAACTCGCGTTGCAATGCGACGCCGAGTTGCATCTGGTGCATGCCTTTGAAGTGCCGTCGCTTTACTTGGGCGATGCGGGAGGCGGCGGCTTTTCACTGTCGCAGCTCAGCAAGGAACTGCGCAGGACTCAGGAAAAATCCTTTGCGCAATTGGCCAATCTGTTCGGCGTGCCGGCCGAGCGCAGGCAGTTTTTACTGGGACATCCAGTATCCGCGCTGAGTGAGTTTGCCCTGGAGCATGAGGTGGATGTAATCGTCATGGGCCGATCCCAGCACAGCGATCCGTTTGGGCTGCTGGGCAGCACGACAGAGCACATCCTGTATCAGGTGCAGTGCAGCGTCCTGGCGGTGTGA
- a CDS encoding zinc-dependent alcohol dehydrogenase family protein, with the protein MRAMVLHAPGQPLQREERPMPAPARGQLLIKVLACGVCRTDLHLFDGELPQASLPRVPGHEIVGNVMAVGADVATGWIGRRVGVPWLGWTCGICEFCRSGRENLCDQALFTGCQLDGGYADYTIADARFCFPLPDALDAAEAAPLLCAGLIGFRALQMAQDATHLGLYGFGAAAHLAIQVAVGRGQQVYAFTRPGDDAGQAYARSLGATWAGPSDKLPPHLLDASLIFAPVGALVPLALQATAKGGCVVCAGIHMSDIPRFPYRLLWEERSVRSVANLTRADGVAFFEQIQCTPVHCNVTCYPLIEANQALERLRSGQVNGAIVLIP; encoded by the coding sequence ATGCGCGCCATGGTCCTGCATGCACCCGGCCAGCCCCTGCAACGGGAAGAACGGCCCATGCCCGCACCGGCACGCGGGCAACTGCTGATCAAAGTCCTTGCCTGCGGTGTATGCCGCACCGACCTGCATCTATTTGACGGGGAGTTGCCCCAGGCCAGTCTACCCAGGGTGCCGGGCCATGAAATTGTCGGGAATGTCATGGCTGTCGGCGCGGACGTGGCTACCGGCTGGATCGGTCGGCGAGTGGGCGTGCCCTGGCTGGGTTGGACATGCGGGATTTGCGAATTCTGCCGCTCAGGACGGGAAAACCTCTGTGACCAGGCATTGTTCACCGGCTGCCAGCTGGACGGCGGCTATGCCGACTACACCATTGCCGATGCGCGCTTCTGCTTCCCGCTCCCCGATGCCCTTGACGCCGCTGAAGCGGCACCTTTGCTGTGTGCGGGGCTGATTGGTTTTCGCGCCTTGCAGATGGCGCAAGACGCTACTCATTTGGGCCTCTATGGGTTCGGTGCCGCTGCCCACCTGGCAATCCAGGTCGCCGTAGGCCGAGGCCAGCAGGTTTACGCCTTCACCCGTCCCGGCGACGATGCAGGCCAGGCGTATGCCCGATCACTCGGCGCGACCTGGGCCGGGCCGTCGGACAAACTTCCTCCGCACCTACTGGACGCGAGCCTGATCTTCGCACCCGTCGGCGCGCTGGTACCACTGGCCTTGCAAGCCACCGCCAAGGGCGGCTGCGTCGTGTGCGCCGGCATTCACATGAGCGACATTCCGCGCTTTCCTTATCGCCTGCTGTGGGAGGAGCGCAGCGTGCGCTCAGTGGCCAACCTGACTCGCGCCGATGGCGTGGCATTTTTCGAACAGATCCAATGCACCCCCGTGCATTGCAACGTGACCTGCTACCCCCTGATCGAAGCCAATCAAGCCTTGGAACGACTACGAAGCGGACAGGTCAACGGCGCCATCGTGCTCATCCCCTGA
- a CDS encoding universal stress protein: MGQYQRLLLIVEPDLHPSAAMRRACALARASGAALHLCVFVQPPARTHLWGEKTDETEVQRHLHRYRRWMAEEAALLKEEGLNVETHVVWTTHPLLDILRYVEQFQPDLLIKDVTLEPMLKRVFATPLDCHLLRECPVPVHLVNQAVHGSPRRVVAAVDPSDPQANALNQRIVEVAAQMARQCDAALHLLYACDLSVAFNGEASLLAGAWDDDYVDALRESLHMAFINLAEQCGVPADRRHFTLGLPVPVIRDFVDGYEADVVVMGTAHRGGLERLIGSTTERALYSVPGSLLAVRG; encoded by the coding sequence ATGGGGCAGTACCAACGTTTGCTATTGATCGTCGAACCCGACTTGCACCCCTCCGCAGCGATGCGCAGGGCCTGCGCCCTGGCCCGGGCGAGCGGTGCGGCGCTGCATCTATGCGTGTTCGTCCAGCCTCCGGCACGCACTCACCTGTGGGGTGAGAAAACAGACGAAACGGAGGTGCAGCGTCATTTGCATCGCTATCGTCGGTGGATGGCGGAGGAGGCGGCGCTGCTCAAGGAGGAGGGCTTGAACGTAGAGACGCATGTCGTCTGGACCACTCATCCGCTGCTGGACATCCTTCGTTACGTCGAACAGTTCCAACCCGACCTGCTGATCAAGGACGTCACGCTCGAACCCATGCTCAAGCGCGTGTTTGCGACGCCGCTCGATTGTCATCTGCTACGCGAATGTCCGGTGCCGGTGCACTTGGTCAACCAGGCGGTGCACGGCTCGCCGCGCCGGGTCGTGGCCGCAGTGGATCCCTCCGATCCCCAGGCCAATGCCTTGAACCAACGCATTGTCGAGGTCGCGGCGCAAATGGCCCGGCAATGCGACGCTGCTTTGCACCTGCTCTATGCCTGCGATCTGTCGGTCGCGTTCAACGGCGAAGCGTCGCTATTGGCAGGAGCCTGGGATGATGATTATGTCGATGCCCTGCGTGAATCATTACACATGGCATTTATCAACCTGGCCGAGCAGTGTGGCGTGCCGGCCGATCGTCGACATTTCACCCTCGGCCTGCCGGTGCCGGTTATCCGTGATTTCGTCGATGGGTACGAGGCCGATGTGGTGGTGATGGGAACCGCCCACCGTGGCGGTCTGGAGCGGTTGATCGGCAGTACGACGGAGCGGGCCTTGTATTCGGTACCGGGCAGCCTGTTGGCGGTCAGGGGATGA
- a CDS encoding GNAT family N-acetyltransferase, giving the protein MITVKDHNERAAALYASISGKHWIQALKDGRHVLIRPLREEDRQREYDFIKRLSPESRHMRFLSQINEPGAVMLDQLMDVDCKTRLAYIALVHDNGQLIEIGVSRYCATSEHECECAVTVADQWQHLGLGTLLMEHLIDAARKNGYRQMYSVDAASNAAMRDLAHSLGFETRTDPDDTRQVIHRLYL; this is encoded by the coding sequence ATGATCACAGTCAAAGACCACAACGAACGCGCCGCTGCGCTGTATGCCAGCATCAGTGGCAAGCACTGGATCCAGGCGCTCAAAGACGGCCGGCATGTGCTGATCCGACCGCTGCGGGAGGAGGATCGCCAGCGTGAATATGACTTCATCAAGCGCCTGTCTCCCGAGTCGCGGCACATGCGCTTCCTATCGCAAATCAATGAACCCGGAGCGGTCATGCTCGATCAGTTGATGGATGTCGACTGCAAGACGCGCCTGGCCTATATCGCCCTGGTCCACGACAACGGTCAGTTGATCGAGATCGGTGTCAGTCGCTACTGCGCCACGTCCGAACACGAATGCGAGTGCGCAGTGACCGTCGCCGATCAGTGGCAGCACCTGGGCCTGGGGACGTTGTTGATGGAACATCTGATCGATGCGGCACGTAAAAACGGCTACCGGCAGATGTACTCCGTCGATGCCGCCAGCAACGCCGCCATGCGGGATCTGGCCCACAGCCTGGGGTTCGAGACCCGTACCGACCCCGACGACACCCGGCAGGTCATCCACCGCCTCTATCTCTAG
- a CDS encoding universal stress protein: MSLTPRLLLLAPDAMIRTPAFDRATELALALDLPLHIVAIDYLELLSVAGLFAPDQVKQAREGYLETHRHWLWQQAELARRHGVEVTCEVVWAKDAFQALQQYIKELPLALIIKDAQPEPAMKRVFFTPLDWRLLRDCPVPVHLVTDSRNPRPRRVLAIVDVLRSEEQDLVFNDQIVDAAVKLAEQCNAEVELLHAFDWTAVYASDMGFGALPLATGIYEALGEAQHEVFESLAERHGVMPQQRHFIEGAPLNSICRFAADHQTDVIVMGTTAHHGLEKRLGTTAELLLQRAPCSVWAIKPQA, from the coding sequence ATGTCCCTGACTCCCCGTTTGCTGCTGTTGGCGCCTGACGCCATGATCCGTACGCCGGCATTCGACCGCGCCACCGAGCTGGCGCTGGCCTTGGACCTGCCGCTGCACATTGTCGCCATCGATTATCTGGAGCTGCTGTCGGTGGCCGGTCTGTTTGCGCCGGACCAGGTCAAGCAGGCCCGCGAGGGCTACCTGGAAACCCATCGGCATTGGCTTTGGCAACAGGCCGAGCTGGCGCGCCGGCACGGCGTCGAGGTGACGTGCGAAGTGGTCTGGGCCAAGGACGCCTTTCAAGCCCTGCAGCAGTACATCAAGGAGTTGCCGCTGGCGCTGATCATCAAGGATGCACAGCCGGAGCCGGCGATGAAGCGGGTCTTCTTCACCCCGCTGGACTGGCGCTTGCTGCGTGATTGTCCCGTGCCGGTGCACTTGGTCACCGATTCGCGCAACCCGCGGCCGCGGCGGGTCCTGGCGATCGTCGACGTGCTGCGCAGTGAGGAACAGGACCTGGTGTTCAACGACCAGATCGTCGACGCAGCCGTCAAGCTGGCCGAGCAATGCAACGCCGAAGTCGAACTGCTGCATGCCTTTGACTGGACCGCTGTCTATGCGTCGGACATGGGCTTTGGGGCACTGCCCCTGGCAACCGGTATCTATGAGGCGTTGGGCGAGGCGCAGCATGAAGTCTTCGAATCCTTGGCCGAACGCCACGGTGTCATGCCCCAGCAACGACATTTCATCGAGGGGGCACCGTTGAACAGCATTTGCAGGTTCGCCGCTGATCATCAGACGGATGTCATCGTCATGGGGACCACGGCCCATCACGGGCTGGAAAAGCGCCTGGGGACGACCGCCGAGCTCTTGTTGCAACGGGCGCCTTGCAGCGTCTGGGCGATAAAGCCGCAGGCATGA
- a CDS encoding MgtC/SapB family protein, translating to MATIEALGFANAGAALGIGLLVGLERERRKGEDGRRDFAGLRTFAVTSLLGYVTAWIGGPPLLGFFALALGALVTVAYWKNLDKDPGITSEVALFAVLALGALCVTAPALATAVGVVMAGLLASRQALHHFARSQLTAVELRDGLMLLIAALVILPLAPDRYLGPYNAINLRTLCALTVMLMAVGALGHVAVRTLGTRYGYALGAIASGFASATMTVATMGHIAAKEPINVKILSAAAMLANLATLAQMALIIGAVEPALLGWMWGPLLCGLLTVLLYTGVLMFPRPRVRADEEIKHGGAFSLKLALTVVVAMTVITVVSSAMLAEFGQAGVTVTAIFSGLVDAHASTASIASLAKGGLLPFDDVAVPVLMALTSNSLSKCVVAWVSGGRRFAGLVIPGQVLMTLAMWGGLFLPSL from the coding sequence GTGGCCACGATCGAAGCCCTGGGTTTTGCCAACGCCGGCGCGGCGCTGGGCATCGGCCTGCTCGTGGGGCTGGAGCGCGAGCGACGCAAGGGCGAGGACGGCAGGCGTGATTTCGCCGGCCTGCGCACGTTTGCCGTGACCTCGTTGTTGGGGTACGTCACCGCCTGGATCGGCGGTCCTCCCTTGCTAGGGTTTTTCGCGCTTGCGCTGGGGGCATTGGTCACCGTGGCGTACTGGAAGAACCTCGACAAGGACCCTGGCATCACGAGCGAGGTGGCCTTGTTTGCCGTGTTGGCGCTGGGCGCGCTCTGCGTCACTGCACCGGCCCTGGCGACGGCGGTAGGCGTGGTGATGGCGGGGCTGCTGGCCAGCCGCCAGGCGCTGCACCATTTCGCCCGTAGCCAACTGACGGCTGTCGAGTTGCGCGATGGCCTGATGCTGTTGATTGCCGCTTTGGTCATACTCCCGCTCGCTCCGGATCGTTACCTGGGACCATACAACGCCATCAACCTTCGCACCCTCTGTGCCCTGACCGTCATGCTGATGGCGGTCGGGGCATTGGGGCACGTCGCGGTCCGGACCCTTGGCACTCGTTATGGTTATGCCCTCGGCGCAATCGCATCGGGGTTTGCCTCCGCTACGATGACCGTCGCGACCATGGGGCACATCGCCGCGAAGGAACCGATCAATGTGAAGATATTGAGCGCGGCCGCCATGCTGGCCAATCTGGCGACACTGGCGCAGATGGCGCTGATTATCGGCGCGGTGGAGCCGGCGCTATTGGGCTGGATGTGGGGACCGTTGCTGTGCGGGTTGCTGACGGTCCTGCTCTACACCGGCGTGTTGATGTTTCCCCGGCCCAGGGTGCGCGCCGACGAAGAGATCAAGCACGGCGGGGCCTTCAGCCTGAAACTGGCGTTGACGGTAGTCGTGGCGATGACTGTCATCACGGTTGTGTCGTCGGCCATGCTTGCAGAGTTCGGGCAGGCCGGGGTGACCGTCACGGCGATTTTCAGCGGCTTGGTCGACGCCCATGCATCGACCGCCTCCATTGCCTCCCTGGCGAAGGGCGGGTTGCTGCCCTTCGATGACGTCGCCGTGCCCGTCCTGATGGCCCTGACCAGCAACTCCCTGAGCAAATGCGTGGTGGCCTGGGTCAGCGGTGGACGCCGGTTCGCCGGGCTCGTCATTCCCGGCCAGGTACTGATGACGCTGGCGATGTGGGGCGGGCTGTTTCTCCCGAGTCTGTGA